TTGCATGAATCTGATCATCGGTTAATTGTTGCGATGCCATAACAAAATTTTGAGCATGATACACATCCTGAGAAAGCATATTTAATTTTGGCGTAAATCTATCGGTACATACAATGATATAATCAGCAGTAATTTTTGCTTGGCCAGTAATGATTGTGTGATCATGAATGCTTGTCACAGGTGTTTCTTCAAAAATAAGCACACCTAAAAGCTGCAAGTGTTTTTTCATTTCTTGGCAGTAGCCGTAAGCATTAATCCCAAAAGTATCTTCATACGCTAAACCACCAAAATAACCCGTTGATCCAATATATTCATGAACCTTTTTGGCATCATACAGCTCTGACTTAAATCCTAATTTTTGTAAATTTTCATGCTCAATGGCAAAGTCTTTAAGCACACTCTTGCTGGAAGCAACCATAAGTGAACGAGCAGGCGCGTAACCACAATCAAATTGATTGTCCACAATATTATTTCGGATATTTTCAACGCCGCCACTAATAAAATTCCATATTTTAGCCGCATCTTGCTGGCTAAATCGCTTTGTAAAATCGGTCAATGAAAGTTCAGCATTTGGAGTAATAAATCCAGAACTTTTTCCCGTTGCTCCAGAGCCACAATAAAATTGTTCTAAAACTGCAACCTTTTTCCCTTGTTTGACACACTCAAGTGCAGCACTCAGACCCGCCATGCCACCACCAATGATTGCAACTTCTACATGTATATCTGCAACTAATGGCATTGGTGCTTCACGCTTGAGATACCACAATACTTGATCTTGAGGAGGCCACATATTTTTCATAAACTATCATCCTTTTTATACATTCCACAATTGAGCATAGACTCCATTTTTTTCCATCAACTCGTCATGAGATCCAGATTCTACTATCTGGCCATTATCTAAAACAAAAATAATATCTGCTTGCCGCACGGTTGAAAGACGATGCGCAATAATAATAATCGTATGATCTTTTCTTAAACGATCCATTGACTCTGAAATTAAAGATTCAGTCTCATTATCAAGAGCTGACGTTGCTTCATCAAAAACTAAGATACGAGATTTTTTCAGTAAGGCTCGTGCAATGGAGAGTCTTTGTTTTTGACCACCTGAAAGATTTTTTCCATATTCATGCAAAACTGTTTGATATCCTTGCGGCATTTCCATAATAAAATCATGTGCTTGTGCCATTTGGGCAGCTTTGATTATATCATCTTGTGATGCTTGAAACGTACCATAGGAAATATTGTCTTGTATGGTTCCATCAACCATGTACACACTTTGACTTACAAGGCTGATCGACTCTCGTAAATCATCAAGTTTCATATTTTTTATATCACGGCCATCAATAGCAATAGACCCACTTTGTATATCATAAAACCGTAATAATAATTGCACGATAGTACTTTTTCCAGATCCCGTTGTTCCTACAAAGCCCACTGTTGTTTGCGCTGGAATATCAAACGATAAATCTTTAAAAACTTCCACTCCGTTAGGATATGAGAAAGCAATATTCTCAAAAACAACTTCTCCTTTCATATCTTTAACAGAAAACGATTCTGTTCCGCTCATAATTTTTGGTTTAGCATGCAAAACAGCCACAATACGATTTGCAGAAGTAACTGTTTTTTTATATGAATTTACGATATGTGATGCTGTTGTAAATGGCCACAAAAAACGCTGCATTAAAAACATAAGTATCGCATACATACTTATTTCAATAGATCCTTGCAATATAAGTTGTCCCCCAACAATCATTGCTGTAATAAATCCAACCATAATAGCTAAGCGAACCGAAGGAATATACAAAGCCGTAACATTACTTGAATCACCAAAAATCTTTTTAAAATGATTACTTTCATTATGTAAACGCTTTAATTCATACTGTTCAGTCGTATAACTTTTTATCGCAGAAATAGCATGCAAACGATACATCGTATGATTCGAAATCTTACCTGACGCCTGACGCAATTTTTCATACAATCGAGCTAATTTATGTTGAAAATAATAGGCTATATAAATCACGAAAGGAATCGGTATCAACGTTAACAAAAAAACCTTGGGCGAAATATACAGAAACACTGCTCCCAGACCTATAGTACTTATCATTAATTGAATCAATTCATTCGGGATCTGGCTAAAAAAAGTCCCTATTTGAGCAATATCCTCTTGAACAACAGTCAAGAGTCCACCAGTTGTTTTAGTTTCAAAATATTCCAGATCCAAGCCTTGCATCGTTTGATATGTTTGCAAACGTAAATCATGTTGAATTTCTTGAGCTAGATCATGCCATGTTACATAATATAAATACTCAAAAATTGCTTCCAATATCCAAAAGGTTGCCATCAGACCACTCACCACATACAATTGATACATCGGATCTAAAACTCCGAACTGAGCAATAACGGACTTTTCTTGACTTACGACAACATCGATTGCAACACTCATTAAAATTTCTGGAATAATATCACACACTTTGTTGATGACAGAATAGATGGACGCCAACAAAATACTTTTTTTATGTGGCGAGGTAAAAGACAGTAACCCCACCAAATTATTTTTCGCAAACAACATAAAAACTCCTTAAAACGATAATACTTCTGAAAATCTTTCGTAACACAGTTCAATATCTCATTGATATAGTCTGTCATGAATTATGACTTACGCTTCGATAGAGACATCTTTACATTTACGATAATGTTTACTACCGTACAAAAGTTATAACTAAACGTCCTAAAAAAGGAGAAAAAATGTTCGAAATTATCTATATCTGTAAAGTTGGAATTCTTGCAGGAATTATCATGGGCATGGCTGCTATGATCTTAAACCTGGTAAAATTTACCACCCTAGATCTTACTTCCTACATGGGCTGTCTGCTCACAAAGCGATCATCAGGCACGATCAACTTTATTGCCGGATTTTCATTTCATCTTTTTGCATCTGCTGTCTTAGCGCTTGTGTATGTTTTTGTCATCGGCATGTTTCAAATTTCACTTTCGCTTCATGCAGGAATTGTTGCTGGTTGCATTCATACAATTATTTCTGGCTGCCTTTTACCTCAGCTTGACCGCTTTAATGCATGCGCTGCAAAAGGCAAACTTCCTCGCATGGGATATTTTGCATCAAACTATGGAACTAATGCCATAATCACTTTTACAGCAGGACATATTATTTATGCTGTAGTTGTTTTTTGGATGCTAGCTTAAAAAAACATTCTCATAAAAAATGGCTCGTTTTACACGGGCCATTTTTATTAAATCAGATACTTTTCATTTTCATCGATACATGTTTTTCAACAAAACCAATTGATTGATAGCAATGTAAGGCATTAGTATTTTCAACAAGTGCAGCAATTTGCAATGTTTTAATTTCGTTATCAAAAGCAAGTTTCTGAACTGCTTGAATAAGAGTTTTAGCTATTCCTTGACGTCGATAATCTTTGTGAACAGCTAAATATTCTA
This genomic stretch from Candidatus Babeliales bacterium harbors:
- a CDS encoding ABC transporter ATP-binding protein, with amino-acid sequence MLFAKNNLVGLLSFTSPHKKSILLASIYSVINKVCDIIPEILMSVAIDVVVSQEKSVIAQFGVLDPMYQLYVVSGLMATFWILEAIFEYLYYVTWHDLAQEIQHDLRLQTYQTMQGLDLEYFETKTTGGLLTVVQEDIAQIGTFFSQIPNELIQLMISTIGLGAVFLYISPKVFLLTLIPIPFVIYIAYYFQHKLARLYEKLRQASGKISNHTMYRLHAISAIKSYTTEQYELKRLHNESNHFKKIFGDSSNVTALYIPSVRLAIMVGFITAMIVGGQLILQGSIEISMYAILMFLMQRFLWPFTTASHIVNSYKKTVTSANRIVAVLHAKPKIMSGTESFSVKDMKGEVVFENIAFSYPNGVEVFKDLSFDIPAQTTVGFVGTTGSGKSTIVQLLLRFYDIQSGSIAIDGRDIKNMKLDDLRESISLVSQSVYMVDGTIQDNISYGTFQASQDDIIKAAQMAQAHDFIMEMPQGYQTVLHEYGKNLSGGQKQRLSIARALLKKSRILVFDEATSALDNETESLISESMDRLRKDHTIIIIAHRLSTVRQADIIFVLDNGQIVESGSHDELMEKNGVYAQLWNV
- a CDS encoding FAD-binding oxidoreductase is translated as MKNMWPPQDQVLWYLKREAPMPLVADIHVEVAIIGGGMAGLSAALECVKQGKKVAVLEQFYCGSGATGKSSGFITPNAELSLTDFTKRFSQQDAAKIWNFISGGVENIRNNIVDNQFDCGYAPARSLMVASSKSVLKDFAIEHENLQKLGFKSELYDAKKVHEYIGSTGYFGGLAYEDTFGINAYGYCQEMKKHLQLLGVLIFEETPVTSIHDHTIITGQAKITADYIIVCTDRFTPKLNMLSQDVYHAQNFVMASQQLTDDQIHAIFPKEKLMIWDSELIYNYFRVTADNRLLLGGGDLWTTYASKETHNHDYIVKKLTNSFRKKFPQVAIQFEYVWPGLIGISKDIAPMVGPDKDFKHIYYVAACAGLPIAAAFGKYSAQHMFEGRTDMDSYVSPYRSFPIGGRLQSALGTKLSFALCNVLKQNIP